The DNA window GGCTAATGACGTGTTCAAGTCGACCAATGGTATTGGTTTTGCGATCATTGCCATCACAGCGGTTATTCGTTTGATATTGCTGCCGATCATGTTCGATCAGCAGAGACAATCGACGATTCAAGCAGAGAAGATGGCTATGCTGCAGCCGCAATTGACTAAAGTACAGGCAGCTTTAAAAACGGCCGAGACCCAAGAAGAGAAATTGGCTGTCAATAATGCCATGATGTCAGTTTATCGAGAAAATAATGTCTCGATGATGGGTGGCATGAATTTCCTTTCCATGCTGATCCAGCTGCCGATCATTTCAGCTCTTTATACAGCTATTCGTTTATCGACCAGTGTTTTAAAAGTTGATCATGTTGACCCGGCTGTTTTTAACAAATTGTTTCCATTGAATGGTGCACATTTTTTTGGAATTGCACTCTATAAACCATCGCTGATCATTGCGATCGTGGCAGCAATTTTTTACTTCGCCCAATCTTGGTTTACACTACAGACAACACCTGAAGCACAGAGAAAACAGATGCAGACCATGATCTGGATGAGCCCAGTCATGATTTTCTTCTTTTCGATTTTTCAATCAGCAGCATTAGGTCTTTATTTCATGGTTGGTGGTCTGTTCGTTTTGATTCAGACTTTGATTATTTTAAAGATCCGACCAGGTATTCAGGCTAAAATTCATCGAGAATTTAAAGTCAAAAATGTCGCTGATGACCTGCTGGCTAAAGCCGCAGCTAATACTAGCGAACAAGATCTTGCAAAAGACATTACAAACGATGTTTCAACTGAAGAAATTGATCCCAATAAAGGCGCACATAAGCGCAATGCTGGCAAACAGCAAAGAAAGCCAAAAATATAATGGAAATTATTACCTCAAATCAAAATTCAAGAGTTAAAATTTGGACCAGTCTGCAAACAGCCAAGGGACGTGAACAATCAGGCAGCTATTTGCTTGATGGCTGGCACTTAGTGCAAGAAGCATTAAACCAAGCAGCTCCGATCCAGGCGATTATTGCTACCGAAGCTCAAATGTCAGCACATTTGATCGATGTGCCTCAAGGAGTGCCTGCCTTTCAAGTTACGGAGGAAGTAGCTCGGCATATTGCCAAAACAAACAATCCACAAGGCATTTTTGCTCAAACTAGTCTGCCGAATAATTCTTTTGACCCCAAGTATATTCATAGTGGTTCTTGGCTTTTGCTTGATGAAATTCAAGATCCAGGCAACGCCGGTACCTTGATTCGGACCGCTGATGCAGCTGGGTTTGAGGGTGTTGCTTTATCAGCTGGTTCCGCCGATCCCTTTAATCCTAAAGTTGTTCGTGCCATGCAAGGCAGTCAGTTCCATTTGAAGGTCGTCAAGGATGTTGATTTAGCAGCATGGATCGATGCACTTGAAGAAAATGATTATGATGTTTTTGGTACAACACTGTCAGCGACTTCAGTTGACTATAAAACGATCGTACCGGAAAAGAATTTTGCTTTGATCCTTGGTAATGAAGGACAAGGCATGAAGGCAGAACTGCAGGCGAAAACAACTGCCAATTTGCACATTAATTTTCCTGGTAAAGCTGAGTCTTTGAATGTGGCTGTTGCTGGTGGAATTTTAATGTTTGCATTAAATTGATTTTCCTAATAAAATGTAAGTATGGCTGAAAGAATTGAGTTGACACAATCAGCATTTGAAATCCTAGGTCGCAAATGGAATGGCTTAATTATCCAATCTCTCTTGGACAGCAGTCGGGGATCCTTACATTTTGCCGAACTTTCCAGAAACGTGCGCGCATGCAGCGACCGTGTTTTGACAGTTCGTTTGAAAGAACTGGAAGATGCTGATATCATTGAACGTGTGTGCTGTCCTGATAATGGTAAATTGGGTTATCGTCTGACTAAAAAAGGCGGTTCCATGAGACCGTTGATGTCGGAAATTTCGACATGGGCAGCGAAAAATATTTAATAATCTGCGGAAGATTAGTAGGCTGTGATGTTATTAGCGAGCTGGGTGAGTGAAAGCCGGCAGCAGTGCAAGTTGAATTTCACTTCCAATTATTCTAGTTAATCACTAGCGGGCTGCTCCGTTATCAGTTATTAGAGTTAGAAAACGTATCATGTTTTCTATAAATTTGGGTGGTAACACGATAATTCGTCCCTGATGCATCAAGTGCATGAGGGATTTTTTTATTAGTCAGGAAAATTTATGGACATTAAAGAAAAATTAGATGAATTGAATAAGAAAATTTCAGCAGAGATCGATCATTCGACCAATATTGATTTAGTTGAAAATATTCGAGTTCATCTGCTGGGCAAAAAAGGTGAATTAACTAAGATTTTAAAGGGTCTTAAAGATCTGACACCTAGTGAGAAACCTGTAGTTGGTCAGCTGGCCAACCAAATTCGAACACAATTAGAAGCTGAGATCGCTGATAAAAAAAACAGCCTCGAAGAGCTTAAACTAAACGCTAAGCTGGCAACTGAGAAGATTGATGTTACCTTGCCGGGGCGCAGCTTTCAGATCGGTACAAAACACGTCTTACAGCAGATCCAAGATCAGATCGAAGACCACTTTTTAAGTCAAGGCTTTCAGGTCATGTATGGTCACGAAATTGAGACTGATGAATATAATTTTGAGCGCATGAATCTGCCTAAAGACCATCCAGCGCGTGATATGCAGGATACTTTTTATTTAACGCCTAATACTCTTTTAAGGACACAGACCTCTGCAATGCAGGCACGTGCAATGGATCAGCATGACTTTGCTAGCGGTCCTTTAAAAATGATCAGTCCTGGTAAAGTATATCGTCGTGATAATGATGATGCGACACATTCCCACCAATTCCATCAAATCGAAGGATTGGTTGTCGGCAGAAAAATTACACTGGCTGATCTGAAGGGCACTCTGCAAGCTTTAACTAATGAACTGTTTGGCAGAGGCCATGCAATGCGTTTTCGACAAAGCTATTTCCCCTTTACTGAACCGAGCTTGGAAGTTGATATTAGCTGGAATATTGTCGACGATCAAACGGCAGCTGAAGATATTGAATGGATCGAAGTGTTAGGTGCTGGTATGGTGCATCCAAATGTTTTAAAAATGGCCAAAATTGATTCAGAAAAGTATTCTGGTTTTGCATTTGGTTTAGGACCTGATCGCTTTGCCATGATCAAGTACGGCATTGATGATATTCGTCATTTTTATTTAGATGATCTGCGTTTTTTGAAACAGTTTAGTCAGGTGGGAGAATAATGAAAGTTTCTGTTAATTGGATCAAAGAGTATATACCAGATTTCCCTGTAACTAATGAGAAGGAAGCCCAGGATTTTTCTGATACGCTAGCGCTAACTTCGACTGAGGTTGAAGAAAACGGCTATCAAATTGCCCAATCTAGCGGCCTGATCGTGGGTAAAATCACTGAAATTCGTCCAATCGAAAATTCAACACATTTAAAGATCACGATCGTTAATACTGGTAAAAAGGATTATCAGATCGTCACCGGAGCACCTAACGCTGCTTTGAACCAGTTGGTTGTGCTGGCTTTGCCTGGGGCTGTTTTAGCGGGCAGCAAAAAAATAGAAGCGACAACTTTGGATGGCCAAATCAGTCAAGGCATGCTTGTCTCTTTACAAGAGATCGCTTTTGATGATTCGATCGCGCCCAAAAAGCATGAAGCCGGCATCTACGTGTTTCCAACTGACAATGATGTGCAGCCTGGTGATGATGCTGTCAAGGCACTTGGGATCGATGATTTGATGATCGATACTGAATTGACAGCCAATCGTGGAGACATGCTATCGATTCGCGGCAATTTATATGAGTTTGCGGCGATTTTAAATAAAAAATTTGTTTATCCTGAAAAAAAATTGCATGAGGGGAAACGACCAGCTGCGGCTCAAATTTCAGCAAGTGTTGATAGCAAACTGGCTAATCCATATTATCTGCGTGTGATCAATGATGTCACAGTCAAAGAAAGCCCTTTGTGGCTGCAGCGGCGTTTATGGAATTCGGGTATTCGTCCAATTAATAATCTGGTCGATGTGACAAATTACATAATGCTTTTATTTGGTCAACCGATGCATGCATTTGACTTAGACCAGTTGCAGCATAAACAAATTAAGCTGGCGCTATCAAAAGATGAAAGTTTAACAACGCTGGATGGCAATAAGCATGACTTAAAAGCTGGTCAAGATATCGTTGTGTACGATGGGGATCAGCCACAAATGCTAGCTGGCGTTATGGGCGGCGTTCAATCTGAAGTAACTCAAAGTACAAAAAATCTTGTTTTGGAAGCAGCTGTTTTCGATCCGGTTTATATCCGTAAAACAGCTCAGCGCTTTAACTTGCATTCACAGGCCAGTCAACGTTTTGAGCGTGGTATCGATGTAGCAAACTGCCAAAAAGCTTTAGATTATGCAGCGGCATTGGTTCAGCAAATTGCCGGCGGTGAAGTTGCTGCTGGTGTTGTTACGGGCTGTGAGGAAATATTGCCTGAGACTAAGATCTTGATTTCTGTCAGTGATATTAATGATTATTTAGGGTCACAAGTCAGCTTAAAAGAGGTTCGCGAAATTTGGGATCGATTGGCCTTCAAATATGATCTGGTCGGAGAACAATTTACAATTTATGCGCCGAAACGGCGTCCTGACATCACGATCAAAGCTGATTTAATTGAAGAGTTTGTCCGAATATATGGATATGACAGAGTACCAATTCACTTGCCGCAGGCCGTTAACGACCGATCTGGTCTGACGATCAGCCAAAAACTGGATCGTGCGATACGTCAATTACTGCTCGGATTAGGACTCAATCAAGCGATCTCTTATTCTTTGACAGATCCTGATCAGGCCAAGACATTCACTTTTCAGCCGGAAAATGAAGTGAAATTATCCAATCCTATGAGTCAAGACAGCTCAGTACTACGTCAATCCCTGCTTTCGACTTTAATACAAACGGCTGCTTATAATGCTGCTAGAAAAGCCGCAGATATTCGTTTATTTGAAACAGGTGCTGTTTTCTTTGATCGTGGTCAAGCCAAAATGCCGAAAGAAAATCACCAGATCGCTGCCTTGATTTCGGGAATCGAGTCGGAGGGCTGGCAGCATCATGAGAATAAATACGATTTTTATTACATGAAAGGCCTCTTGCAAAGTCTGCTTGATAGCCTGGATTTAAAAACAACAGTCACTTATAAGACAGCTGATGACCGTCCGGAAATGCATCCAGGTCAAACGGCTGACGTTTATCTTGGCCAAGAATATCTGGGTTTTGTCGGTCAAATTAATCCAAAAGTTCTGCGAGCTAATAAATTGGCTGCGACCTTTGTTTTTCAAATTGATTTAGATTTGATTCATAAATTGTATAAAAACACGAGTGATTATAGCTTATTGGACAAGTTTCCGGGTATCGAACGAGATCTATCTCTGCTTGTCGATGATAAAGTTGAATCAGCAAGGATCGAAAATCTGATTAAAATTAATGCTGGTCCATATTTGCGCAGGCTGCAGGTCGTGGATGTTTACGAGGGTCTGGAACTCGGATTGAATAAGAAATCAATCGCTTACCGCTTGGAATTTGTCAATCCGCAGGCTACATTGGTCGATGATGAGGCCAACCAGTCTGTTCAAAATGTCATTGATCAATTAGCTCGACAGCTGCAGGCTAGGGTTCGATAAGTTTGCTAAGCTTATAGATATGAAACATTCTTTTTGGCGATCAATTCCACCCGTGACATTAACGATTTTCTTTGTGACTTTGTTTGTTTATCTGATTCAAGTTATCGTTGATGCCTTTATTTACCAATCATTCAGCCCTTTTTTTATTATTGGTCGTTTGATCAGTGGACCTTCAATCCAGTCGATGGTTTTCATGGGTGGGGAAGTCAGCAGTCTCGTCGTTCGTGGTGATTGGTATCGTTTGTTTATGCCGATCCTGCTGCATAGTTCGCTCATGCACATTTTTTCAAATATGCTGACACTGATTATTGTCGGTCCTTTTGTCGAACGGCTATTCGGCCGCGTTAAGTATTTGATTATTTATATCGTGGCTGGTATTTGGGGCAATTTATTGACCTTTATTTTTGATCCAAATCCAAATGTTGTTTCAGTTGGTGCGTCGGGTGCACTTTTTGGTCTCTTCGGTGCTATGATCGCGATCGCTTGGTACAATCGCAATAATTTAGCTTTTAAACGGCAGCTGGTTATTTTTACAGCATTCGCGGTCTTCAACTTAATTAGTAACTTTAGCGCCCCTAGTGTTGATATTTGGGCTCATTTGGGTGGTTTGATCGCAGGTGTCTTGGTTGCACTGGTTTCTAATTTTCCAAGCAGCCAATACGGCGGCATCAAGATCTTGGTCCGGGTCGGATCGGTGATTATTTTACTGCTGCCGTTAGTATGGACAGGTTTTCAAATTATCGGAAACTAGCCATATATCTTGAAAGCGCTTGTTTTTATGGGAAAAAACTTTTAATCTATTATTGAGGTAAAAATGACTAAAGATAAACTAATTGGTGTCGATCTTGGCGGCACAACGATTAAATTTGCAATTCTGACAGCCAATGGTGAAATTCAAGAAAAATGGGCTGTTCCAACTAATATTTTGGATGATGGTTCGCATATCGTTCCTGCGATCGTGGAGTCGATCAATAAGCGGCTATCGCTTTTGCAGCTTGATCCTGAAAGAATTATTGGCATTGGCATGGGGACACCGGGAACGGTCAGCCGCCAAAACGGTACGGTCGAAGCTGCTTATAATTTAAATTGGAAAAGTATCCAGCATGTTCGTGAAGCCGTTCAAAAAGGAACTGGGCTAGACTTTACGATGGATAACGATGCTAATGCTGCAGCGATCGGCGAGCAGTGGAAAGGTGCTGGAGAAAATAATCCGAATGTTGCTTTTATTACACTTGGTACCGGTGTTGGCGGCGGTATTATCGCTAATGGCGAAATGGTTCGCGGTGTTTTCGGTGCTGGCGGCGAATTTGGCCACATGGTCGTTGAGCCTGGCGGTTATCTATGCACTTGCGGCAACCGTGGTTGTTTGGAACAATATTGTTCGGCAACTGGCGTTGTTCATCTCGCACATGATTTCGCTGACGAATATGAAGGCAATTCGCAATTAAAATCGATGCTTGATAATGGCGAAGAAGTCACCTCTAAGACTGTCTTTGATTTAGCTAAGGAAGGCGATTTCTTGGCTAATGAGGTCGTTGATAAAATGGCTTATTATCTTGGCTACGCCACGGCAGCTTTGTCCAATATCTTGAATCCAGCCTACGTTGTCATTGGCGGCGGTGTCTCGGCTGCTGGTAATTTTCTGCTTGAAAAAGTTCAAAAACACTGGACGAAGTATGTACTTTCAACAGTTCGTTCATCAACTAAATTGAAGTTGGCAGTTCTCGGAAATGATGCTGGTGTGATCGGTGCAGCGAGTCTTGCACGTGAATTTGAAAGAAAATGAGTTTTTTACTTCAAATTCGGGTCAATATTTGATAGAATTATTCAGTTGGCTTTGCTTATGAGTTAAGATTAAGCGGACTGATTATAGGGATATAGTATAGAGGTAGTACAGCGGTCTCCAAAACCGTTAGCGGGGGTTCGATTCCCTCTATCCCTGCCATGGCGGTATTGGTGAAGTTGGTTAACACACCGGTTTGTGGTACCGGCACGCGCGGGTTCGAGTCCCACATACCGCCCTTGCAAGTTTCTTTTGGAACTCTTGCATTATTTTTTGCAACAAATGCCGTTGTGGCGGAATTGGCAGACGCGCTGGACTCAAAATCCAGTGGTGGCAACACCGTGTGGGTTCGACTCCCACCGACGGCAAAATAAGCGTTATATCAGAAAGAGTGATATAGCGCTTTTTCTTTGCTTAAATGTTGATATGACGGCGTTTATATATCATTGATAAACATGATCCAAGCTGCTAAATAATATTAAATATGGTACAAAATTGGTACATTAAAAAAATAACCATAGCTTTAATCATTCGTAAATTCTTCGTTAAAACCTAGTTAATTGCTTCGCCAGAATTATACTCACAAATCAGAAACAGTATCATATTGCTTAAATGCATCCAATAACTGCAAGCCACTGGATATTTTCTTTTTAAGAGACACTAAACTCTTAGTAAACAAACATTGCTCATGTCTGTTAGTTGTTCTTTCTAGGCAAACGTTGCTCATCATTACCAGCCTAGAACTGGTGAAACTCGTTTTTCAGCTTCAATCTTAAGACGGAAAAATGAAGTAAGGTGGATTTAGAGTATTCCTAAACACATGCACTTACATATTGGCAAATGTTTATTAGCCTGGTTGTTTTATCTTTACGAAAAGAAAAAACTTTACTAATTTCATAAGATAAAATAAGACATCGCAATATTAAGGAATTAACAATATTTCTTTGAAGATAATCGTTTGAATCAAACGATAACTTATTTTTATCAAGATAAATTTGGTAAGGATCGTGCATTGGCTACTAGGCTTAAAAATCAAAAATCAATTTTATTTATTTGGCGGGCCTCAACGGTATCAACTTCTAGTTTTACCTAGGATTATTTCTTTGCAATGCCGAATTGTTTATCGATCTCATACATACTGTTTAGTTGCGGATTATTTGATTATGATTGACAAAGAGACATTAGCTATTATTGCCAAAGCTTTCGATGAATCCAACTAAGATATGGAATCACTGCTTAATATTTCTTTGGCGAGGTTCCGAGATAGAACTTCCATTATTGTAACCGGCATCTGTAACTTCTAGTTTTAGACCGTCCGAAAGGTGGACAGTTTTGTTGATGCCTTTTTTTTGCTTGAAAAACTGCTTGAATTTGCGTTTGATTCAGAATTTATTTTCTTACTACTACTGACGACTTTCATAGATTTTGTTTTGGAGAAAATCTTTGAGGAGTAGAGACAATAATCAAAAAAATTAATACCTTTTGAAGAAGAGATGCGATTTCTGTGAAGATTAGTTAAATAAGACTCTGGATGTACATAAAAATTTAGTCGAGGTATGTATATCTCTGATAATCTTTTGGCCCAATACCGTGAAGAAAGTATATACCAAGCCTTAAAGAAAATCATTGATTATTATGTTGAATTCCCAGCATAATATCAGTTGATAATCTTCTTAGTATTATCGTGGATTTTGGCTTAATAAAGACTGTACGTATCTAAGTATGGTTTTTATATTCAGACCCTTCAATAGTGCTGAAAAACAACTAAGTACATTTTTAATTAAAAAGCTGTACAAAAGTTATAAGAAAGCGCATACATTTAATATTAATTTCAAAATATAATGAAGTTGTCCCAAGGAGGAACTCTTTTGAACGATAGAAATATTGCTATTCTTACCGAGATCATCAAACATCCCGATATCAAAAGCAAAAAAATAGAAGCAAAATTACATTTAACACGACGCCAGTTATCGTATTCTATTGATCAAATTAATACAGAACTATCTAATGATAATTTACCAACTTTGCAGAGGACACCTCTTGGGACAATTTTAGTATCAGCAGAGATAATTAACTATTTCCTCAAAGATAAAATAAATGGAAAACAAAAAAATGTTTACCATACGGAACAAGAACGTTGTATGATCATTATTCTGTATATCTTAACAGCGAATATACCTTTATCTTTGATTAATATTTATCACTTACTGGGAGTCAGCCAAGCAACGGCAGCGAAGGATATGAGGAACGTTAGGATACTTGTCTCAAAATATCATCTTGAACTCCAAAATAGTTGGCAGAATGGTTACCTTATTGATGGAAACGAACCACAACAACGGTTCCTGATTAATGAAACGATCTCTAACCTAGAAAGATATGATGATAGTCATGAATTGATTGCAAACTTATCAGATATTTCAATTGATGAAATGATACATTTTGTGAGACAAGTGGAACAACAAGTTGGCATTTCATATTCGGATAACGCTTTCAACCACTTGGTGTACTCATTATTAATAAATATTAGTAGGAATCGCGCCAACAAGACAGCTAACGATAATTACTTTTTGAATCAAATTGCTGACACAAAAGAATTTAGTGTTATTTCTAAGCTTGTTAATCCAGATTGGGTAGCCTGCCAATCTGACATAGAATGGATATCCATTTTGTTTCTTTCAGCTAATACGATTAGAGGCAAATTCTCATTCTCTGATTATACGATTTTAAAAGCTATTAAAGAGATGGTTTCATCTTTTGAACAAAAGACGCTTGTTCAAATTCAAAATCATGAAGAATTTGAACAACGGTTATTAGCCCACTTGAGACCTGCTGTTTACCGTGTGAAATACGGTCTACATCTCAATGATATCAATACATCACAAATATTAATTAAGGACTCGCAATATGAATTCTTAGCTGCAAGTATCAGAAAAATAATATCTCCTCTAGAGCAGATAACAGGAAAAAAATTCCCAGAAAATGAAGTCAAATTAATTGTTTTTTATTTTGGTGGTGATTTAGAGAATGCTAAAAATTTGTCAATAATAAAGCCGAAAGCAGCCGTAGTATGTACCAATGGTGTGATTGTATCAAAATTGATGTTTCAAAACTTAGTTCATTTATTTCCTGAAATTGCCTTTTTATCAGCAACTTCTGTCAGAGATTTTGAAACATTTTCTGATGATTATGACTTAGTATTTACTACGGTTCCTTTGAAGACAAACGCAAAGCAGTATATTATTCAGCCAATTGTCTCCCCTGAAGATGCTATAAAACTTCGTTACAGGGTTCTGAATGAATTTGGATTAAAGAATATTGAAACCACTTTAGATAAAATTATACAAATAGTTCGAAAACACGTAAATTCAATTGATGTGACAGGATTAAAAGGTGATTTGAAGCAATGGCTATCGACTGAGCAGCAAACTTATAGTATTCAAAAGGAACTCCCGGATTTGTCTGACTATATCGCCCCTCAACTTATGTGCTTATTAGATAAAAAGGTTGACTGGCAAGATGCATTGGAAATTGCCGCTGAACCATTAATCAGAAGCGGAATTGTGAATCAAAAGTATTTAAATACAATTTTAAAAAATACTGAATCCGAAAAAAATTATAGTTTTCTAGGATCTCAAATTGCGATTCCACACACAACAGCGGAGAACGGTATTTTAAATGATGGTTTTGGTTTTACAGTTCTAAAACATGCAGTCAAGTTTCCTACAGGGCAAAGCATATCTATAATTGTGCCTATTGCAATTTGTGATACGAAAAAACATCTTCGAGCAATTGAACAATTGACCTCTATAGCAAGTGACGCAAAACTGATTCATCAAATTATTTCTGCCTCAGATACGGAAACTATATATCAACTTATAAAGAAAAAAGAAAAGGAGACAGCAATTGACGCTAATTGACGCTAATCTAGTTTTCACTGATGTCGATGTAGAGGATAAGGTCGCTTTAATTGATTTTTTAGCAGACAAATTATATGAAAATGGCAATGTAAAAATAACTTTCCAAGAGGCTGTAGAAAAAAGAGAGCAAAAGTATCCAACCGGTTTACCAACAGGTGCCATACAAGTAGCTATTCCACATACAGATGCTAAGTATGTTAATAAATCGGTAATTGCTTTTGCTAATTTGAAGCACCCAATTGAGTTTCAAAACATGGCAATAAATGGCGAGACCTTGAAAGTCTCGGTTGTTGTCATGCTAGCCATAGCGGAACCTCACGGACAAGTTAAAACTTTAGAAAAGCTCATGTCAATTTTTCAGGACGAAAAACTCTTAGTCTCTTTATCCAGTGAAAAAGATTCAAAAAAAATTTATCAGAAGCTTGTAAAGCTTCTCTAACAAAGAAAGATGGTATTTATACAATGAAAGACATTATTAATTTCATTATGTACATAGTCAGTTTAGGGCCTACTGTGATGATCCCGATTGTCATGTTGATTTTTGGCTTAGCTGTTCGTGTTCCCTTTACTAAAGCTTTGCGCGGTGGTTTGATGGTGGGAATCGGCTTTATCGGCTTAAACGCTACGGTTTCTATTTTGACCAGTGTTATGAATCCTGCAATTCAAAACATGATTAAAATCATGCACATGAATTTGCAAGTCATTGATGTCGGCTGGCCCTCAGCGAGTGCTATAGCCTATGGAACGGCTGTGGGTGTAAGTATTATCCCATTGGGGATACTAATCAATATTCTGATGCTGGTATCCAAAACAACTTCAACGATTGACGTTGATATTTGGGATTTTTGGCATTTTGCATTTTCTGGTTCTTTGGTCTTTGCTTTGACCAAAGATATCACTTTCAGTCTCTTCTGCGCTTCCATGAACATGATCATTATTATGGTTATTGCTGATAGAACTGCACCGTTGTCGGAAAAATATCTTGGTTTACCAGGGATTTCTATTCCTCATGGCTATGCTGGATCATTTGTTCCAATTGCGATTGTGATGAATTGGATTCTTGAAAGAATCCCTGGAATCAATAAAGTCCATCTAGATGCTAAGGGCTTTAACAAAAAATTTGGTGCATGGGGTGAACCAACTTTGTTAGGATTCATTATTGGATGTGCTATCGGGACACTGGCCTATGTTGCTGCTCCAGGACTTTCAATTCCTGATAAATTGGGGAAAATTATGCTGATGGGTGTGACGCTTTCAGCGGTCATGATCATTACACCGAAAATGGCTGCTCTACTTCTTCAAGGTGTTATACCAGTCTCGGGAGCTATTCAAAAGTATATTCAAAAGAAGTTTTCCGGAAAACGTAAAATCTATATTGGCATGGATACTGCTGTAGGCATTGGAAGTCCAGTAGTATTAGCATGTGCTACGCTTATGATTCCGGTCGCTTTGGTATTTGCTTTTATTTTACCAGGTAACCAATTTATGCCTACAATTGGTCTGGTTGGATTTGTCTTCATGTTTCCATTAATAGTGGCAATTTGTCATGGGGATTTCTTCCGTTCCTTTATTATTGGTGCTGTAAATGTTGTTTTGGGTCTTTGGATAGCGACCAATTTGGCCCCACTAGTAACTCGCGCTGCACGTTCAGCTAAGTTTTCCATTCCAAAAGGATCCTCATTGATTAGCAGTATTGATTACGGTTCCAACCCTTTTCCATGGGTATTTGTTCATATCGCTCAATTCAAAATTTTAGTTTATATTTTGGGAACGATTCTCTGTGTTGGTCTGGCTCTTTGGAATAGAAAGAAAATCATTGAAAGCGAAAAGGCTGTCGTTGCGCCTGCAGATTCAAAATAAAACTTGTTAAATGTCCACAGAAGGTAAAGGAGAAACATTATTATGAAAAAAATTTTTGTAGCGTGTGGCGCAGGAGTAGTTACTAGTACGATTGCCATTACTAAATTAAAAGAGGGATTAGAAGAACGCAATATCCCTGAAGATAATTATAAAATTGGTCAAGGCTCAGTTGGAGAAATTGAATCAAACGCCGGAGATTACGATGCTGTTTTAGTTACTTCACAATATGAAAGTGATAACGTCAATATTCCAATCATCAATGGAATATCGCTCTTAACTGGTG is part of the Oenococcus sicerae genome and encodes:
- a CDS encoding ROK family glucokinase; protein product: MTKDKLIGVDLGGTTIKFAILTANGEIQEKWAVPTNILDDGSHIVPAIVESINKRLSLLQLDPERIIGIGMGTPGTVSRQNGTVEAAYNLNWKSIQHVREAVQKGTGLDFTMDNDANAAAIGEQWKGAGENNPNVAFITLGTGVGGGIIANGEMVRGVFGAGGEFGHMVVEPGGYLCTCGNRGCLEQYCSATGVVHLAHDFADEYEGNSQLKSMLDNGEEVTSKTVFDLAKEGDFLANEVVDKMAYYLGYATAALSNILNPAYVVIGGGVSAAGNFLLEKVQKHWTKYVLSTVRSSTKLKLAVLGNDAGVIGAASLAREFERK
- a CDS encoding BglG family transcription antiterminator translates to MNDRNIAILTEIIKHPDIKSKKIEAKLHLTRRQLSYSIDQINTELSNDNLPTLQRTPLGTILVSAEIINYFLKDKINGKQKNVYHTEQERCMIIILYILTANIPLSLINIYHLLGVSQATAAKDMRNVRILVSKYHLELQNSWQNGYLIDGNEPQQRFLINETISNLERYDDSHELIANLSDISIDEMIHFVRQVEQQVGISYSDNAFNHLVYSLLINISRNRANKTANDNYFLNQIADTKEFSVISKLVNPDWVACQSDIEWISILFLSANTIRGKFSFSDYTILKAIKEMVSSFEQKTLVQIQNHEEFEQRLLAHLRPAVYRVKYGLHLNDINTSQILIKDSQYEFLAASIRKIISPLEQITGKKFPENEVKLIVFYFGGDLENAKNLSIIKPKAAVVCTNGVIVSKLMFQNLVHLFPEIAFLSATSVRDFETFSDDYDLVFTTVPLKTNAKQYIIQPIVSPEDAIKLRYRVLNEFGLKNIETTLDKIIQIVRKHVNSIDVTGLKGDLKQWLSTEQQTYSIQKELPDLSDYIAPQLMCLLDKKVDWQDALEIAAEPLIRSGIVNQKYLNTILKNTESEKNYSFLGSQIAIPHTTAENGILNDGFGFTVLKHAVKFPTGQSISIIVPIAICDTKKHLRAIEQLTSIASDAKLIHQIISASDTETIYQLIKKKEKETAIDAN
- a CDS encoding PTS sugar transporter subunit IIA — encoded protein: MTLIDANLVFTDVDVEDKVALIDFLADKLYENGNVKITFQEAVEKREQKYPTGLPTGAIQVAIPHTDAKYVNKSVIAFANLKHPIEFQNMAINGETLKVSVVVMLAIAEPHGQVKTLEKLMSIFQDEKLLVSLSSEKDSKKIYQKLVKLL
- a CDS encoding PTS galactitol transporter subunit IIC, with translation MKDIINFIMYIVSLGPTVMIPIVMLIFGLAVRVPFTKALRGGLMVGIGFIGLNATVSILTSVMNPAIQNMIKIMHMNLQVIDVGWPSASAIAYGTAVGVSIIPLGILINILMLVSKTTSTIDVDIWDFWHFAFSGSLVFALTKDITFSLFCASMNMIIIMVIADRTAPLSEKYLGLPGISIPHGYAGSFVPIAIVMNWILERIPGINKVHLDAKGFNKKFGAWGEPTLLGFIIGCAIGTLAYVAAPGLSIPDKLGKIMLMGVTLSAVMIITPKMAALLLQGVIPVSGAIQKYIQKKFSGKRKIYIGMDTAVGIGSPVVLACATLMIPVALVFAFILPGNQFMPTIGLVGFVFMFPLIVAICHGDFFRSFIIGAVNVVLGLWIATNLAPLVTRAARSAKFSIPKGSSLISSIDYGSNPFPWVFVHIAQFKILVYILGTILCVGLALWNRKKIIESEKAVVAPADSK
- a CDS encoding PTS sugar transporter subunit IIB, translating into MKKIFVACGAGVVTSTIAITKLKEGLEERNIPEDNYKIGQGSVGEIESNAGDYDAVLVTSQYESDNVNIPIINGISLLTGVGADSVIDQIASIIQS